In Tripterygium wilfordii isolate XIE 37 chromosome 23, ASM1340144v1, whole genome shotgun sequence, one genomic interval encodes:
- the LOC119993870 gene encoding 2-alkenal reductase (NADP(+)-dependent)-like: MEVTNRYTTIKTHIDAAPKESDFELMTAPLVLSLEPGSADIIVKNLYVSIDPYQLNRMKTYSPTHTLSDYSLRITPAQAIEAYGVAKVVVSGNPEFEKGELVVGLIEWGEYSLIKSGGIISKLDPMGFPLSHHVGILGLTSGLTAYAGFFEICKPKKGEKVFVSAASGAVGNLVGQYAKLLGCYVVGCAGTKEKVALLKEKLGFDDAFNYKEENDLKSTLKRYFPEGIDIYYDNVGGEMQEAAVANMNRFGRVAVCGVISEYTDDGKRAAPDMLDIVYRRIRIQGFLAADHINVYADFMSTTCDHIRSGKILALEDISDGVESIPSAFVGLFRGHNIGKKIVRIAEE; this comes from the exons ATGGAGGTGACAAATAGATACACAACCATCAAGACCCACATAGATGCTGCACCAAAGGAGTCTGATTTCGAGCTCATGACTGCACCTCTTGTTCTGTCACTCGAGCCTGGGTCTGCTGATATTATTGTCAAGAATCTCTATGTGTCCATAGACCCTTACCAGCTAAATCGCATGAAAACTTATAGCCCCACTCACACACTCTCAGATTACTCGCTCCGCATTACTCCTGCTCAG GCAATTGAAGCTTATGGAGTGGCAAAGGTGGTGGTTTCTGGAAATCCTGAATTTGAGAAGGGAGAGTTGGTTGTGGGGCTTATTGAATGGGGAGAGTATAGTTTGATTAAAAGTGGTGGAATTATAAGCAAGTTGGATCCCATGGGGTTTCCTCTGTCTCACCATGTTGGAATACTag gaCTTACAAGTGGATTGACAGCCTATGCTGGATTCTTTGAGATCTGTAAGCCTAAGAAAGGTGAGAAAGTTTTTGTATCTGCTGCATCTGGTGCAGTTGGAAATCTGGTTGGTCAGTACGCAAAGCTGCTTGGATGCTACGTCGTCGGCTGTGCTGGAACCAAAGAAAAGGTAGCATTGCTGAAGGAAAAACTTGGCTTTGATGATGCATTCAACTACAAGGAAGAAAACGATTTGAAGTCAACTCTTAAGAG gtaCTTCCCAGAAGGGATTGATATATACTATGACAATGTGGGTGGTGAAATGCAAGAGGCAGCAGTGGCTAACATGAATAGATTTGGAAGAGTGGCTGTTTGTGGGGTAATATCTGAATACACAGATGATGGAAAAAGAGCTGCACCAGATATGCTAGACATTGTTTACAGAAGAATCAGAATTCAAGGATTCTTAGCTGCTGATCACATAAATGTGTACGCGGATTTCATGTCAACAACTTGTGATCACATTCGTTCTGGCAAAATTCTGGCGCTTGAAGACATATCAGATGGGGTGGAGAGCATTCCCTCTGCTTTTGTCGGACTATTCCGCGGTCACAACATCGGAAAGAAAATTGTACGAATTGCAGAAGAGTGA
- the LOC119993575 gene encoding heme oxygenase 1, chloroplastic-like: protein MATLTPISQSQYLLKKAHLKPSQARIANFGSEFIPKSISLQFRLPNCSRMIKSPLKATTVVSATTAEKPKRRYPGEAKGFVEEMRFVAMKLHTRDQAKEGEKETREPQERPVSKWEPSIEGYLRFLVDSKLVYHTLEEIVEKAAFPFYAEFRNTGLERSEALAKDLDWFIQQGHVIPEPSSPGVTYAEFLKELSDKDPQAFICHFYNIYFAHSAGGRMIGKKVAEKILDKKELEFYKWDGDLSQLLQSVKDKLNKVAESWTREEKNHCLEETEQSFKNSGDILRLIMS from the exons ATGGCTACGCTAACGCCAATTTCTCAATCTCAATATCTTCTTAAGAAAGCCCACCTCAAACCATCACAAGCCCGGATTGCAAATTTCGGCTCCGAGTTCATACCCAAAAGTATTTCTCTTCAGTTTCGATTACCCAATTGTTCCAGGATGATTAAGTCGCCCTTAAAGGCCACCACTGTTGTGTCTGCGACCACAGCAGAGAAGCCGAAGCGGCGTTACCCAGGAGAGGCAAAGGGGTTTGTGGAGGAGATGAGGTTTGTGGCGATGAAATTGCACACTAGAGACCAGGCTAAGGAGGGCGAAAAGGAAACAAGGGAGCCACAGGAGCGGCCTGTGTCCAAATGGGAGCCTTCCATTGAAGGGTATTTGAGGTTTCTTGTGGATAGCAAGTTGGTGTATCATACACTTGAAGAAATCGTCGAAAAGGCTGCTTTTCCTTTTT aTGCAGAGTTCAGAAACACGGGATTGGAAAGATCTGAAGCATTGGCAAAAGATTTGGATTGGTTCATACAACAAGGCCATGTTATTCCCGAGCCCTCTTCTCCAGGTGTCACCTATGCGGAATTTTTGAAGGAATTATCAGACAAAGATCCTCAAGCATTCATTTGCCATTTCTACAATATATATTTTGCCCATTCAGCTGGTGGTCGAATGATTGGAAAGAAG GTAGCTGAGAAGATACTTGACAAGAAGGAATTAGAGTTCTATAAATGGGATGGTGATCTTTCCCAACTGTTGCAGAGTGTCAAAGACAAGCTGAATAAAGTTGCTGAG AGCTGGACCAGAGAAGAGAAGAACCATTGTTTGGAGGAAACTGAGCAATCGTTCAAGAATTCAGGGGATATTCTGCGTCTAATAATGTCGTGA
- the LOC119993577 gene encoding SPX domain-containing protein 1-like, protein MKFGKSLSNQIEETLPEWRDKFLSYKELKKRLKLIVPKGGDRPNKRLRLDSAGGECSGSAGDGMSKEEIDFIQLLEDELEKFNTFFVEKEEEYIIRLKELQDRVAKAKDFNEEMIQIRKEFVDFHGEMVLLENYSALNYTGLGKILKKYDKRTGALIRLPFIQWVLQQPFVTTDLLYKLVKVCETMLDQLFPKNEPSLLSAEAVDVEGGSNPSTPTTNGSGMLRVPKKLTEIENMESLYMKSTISALRSLKEIRSRSSTVSVFSLPPLQISGMDETWKKIPILEQVAK, encoded by the exons ATGAAATTCGGCAAGAGCCTCAGCAACCAGATCGAGGAGACTTTACCTGAATGGCGCGACAAGTTCCTCTCCTACAAGGAACTGAAGAAGCGGTTGAAGCTAATAGTGCCCAAAGGCGGAGATAGGCCCAATAAACGCCTCAGATTGGACTCCGCCGGTGGAGAGTGCAGTGGTTCCGCCGGAGATGGCATGTCGAAAGAGGAAATTGATTTCATCCAGTTGTTGGAGGACGAGCTCGAGAAATTCAACACCTTCTTCGTCGAGAAGGAGGAAGAGTACATAATCAGATTGAAG GAGTTACAAGATAGGGTTGCAAAAGCAAAGGATTTCAATGAAGAGATGATTCAGATTCGCAAGGAGTTTGTGGACTTCCATGGAGAGATGGTTTTGTTGGAGAATTACAGTGCCCTGAACTACACTG GACTTGGGAAAATACTGAAGAAGTATGACAAAAGAACTGGCGCCCTCATTCGGCTGCCCTTCATCCAATGGGTATTACAACAGCCTTTCGTCACCACAGACTTGCTGTACAAGCTTGTGAAAGTGTGTGAGACTATGCTTGATCAGCTTTTCCCCAAGAATGAACCATCCTTGTTATCTGCTGAGGCAGTGGATGTTGAAGGAGGTTCCAATCCTTCAACCCCCACCACCAATGGCAGTGGTATGCTCAGAGTCCCCAAGAAACTCACAGAAATTGAAAACATGGAGAGCTTATACATGAAGAGCACCATATCAGCGTTACGATCTTTAAAGGAAATTAGAAGCAGGAGCTCAACGGTTAGTGTTTTCTCATTGCCACCTTTGCAAATAAGTGGCATGGATGAGACATGGAAGAAGATACCAATTCTGGAACAAGTAGCCAAATAG
- the LOC119993574 gene encoding ubiquitin carboxyl-terminal hydrolase 26 isoform X2: MVEENLKTEIPVVDLEENGVSEQSSDLVSALDKDDDEGKGKSKHVGANMSRPNTRNKNKRLRQGENEDVTSEILRKIHRTGEITKDDVNRLYMISKPVCQGGCRVNSKDNPNCFCGLAPPPNGSRKSGLWQKLSNVIQTLGPDPSINLRSSPGSPVGLTNLGATCYANSILQCLYMNQSFRKGLFSVEHNVLKQHPVLDQLARLFAQLHSSKMSFIDSAPFITTLELDNGVQQDSHEFLTLLLSLLERCLSHSIVTEARTIVQDLFRGSVSHVTTCSKCGKDSDASSNMEDFYDLELNVKGLKNLDDSLNDYLSVEKLHGDNQYFCETCKARVDATRSIKLRTLPDVLNFQLRRCVFNPQTSTKKKITSVFCFPRQLNMRKRLCEPHQDELLYDLSAVLIHKGTAVNSGHYVAHIKDDNTGQWWEFDDENVSNLGLHPFGEGSSSSSSKSIHAEQIVHPSSSEGLNTFASENHRNGVQPQSSESTIPHHSEFFSSVDAYMLMYNRRHANNGERRSEVHSADIMEMEVDANFCCNGISLPSYLLEEMKKCNASYLDACQEYKLKKDKEECHIKERREEVRSILSEAPVQSLEEPYYWISTDWLRMWADNLSPPKIDNTPIQCLHEKIPLSKVGFMKRVSAVAWTELYSKYDGGPELSNNDHCRDCLIDRARTMVSADSYRDRRKLMVDVAKDALAINCLDGRYFVSKPWLQQWVKRKIIDAPCEADAGPIVSITCPHGQLMPEQAVGSKRVLVPSNLWLFFYEDAIAVRPDDNCGFLNFTSDCLECPQCSGELSEVACLEDSLREVKLKQRHNHEKLATGKSIPLSVNCKNYLVPSSWLTKWRNYIIASGKNIAAHAEPEILDGVIDSLKCEKHLQLLERPPDLVCRRGSIFQKGSTELNCLGPLKRSQYVRII; the protein is encoded by the exons ATGGTAGAGGAGAACTTGAAAACAGAAATTCCTGTTGTTGATCTTGAAGAGAATGGGGTTTCAGAGCAGTCAAGTGACCTTGTTTCAGCGTTAGACAAGGATGATGACGAGGGCAAAG GCAAATCAAAGCACGTTGGCGCCAACATGAGCCGACCAAATACTcgcaataaaaataaaagactgAGACAAGGGGAGAATGAAGACGTTACTTCTGAAATTCTGAG GAAAATTCATAGAACTGGTGAAATTACAAAGGATGATGTAAATAGGCTGTACATGATTTCGAAGCCAGTTTGTCAAGGTGGCTGCAGGGTAAATTCTAAGGACAACCCCAATTGCTTCTGTGGTTTGGCTCCACCACCCAATGGAAGTCGGAAGTCTGGCCTATGGCAGAAACTATCAAATGTTATTCAAACACTTGGTCCTGACCCCAGCATAAATCTTCGATCTTCCCCCGGCTCACCTGTTGGTTTGACAAATCTTGGTGCAACATGTTATGCCAACAGCATTCTCCAGTGCCTGTACATGAATCAATCCTTCAGGAAAGGTCTCTTCTCAGTCGAACATAATGTTCTGAAACAACATCCGGTGTTGGATCAGCTAGCCCGGCTCTTTGCACAGTTGCATTCCAGTAAGATGTCTTTCATTGATTCAGCTCCATTTATAACGACATTGGAGTTGGATAATGGAGTTCAGCAGGATAGCCATGAGTTCTTGACCTTGCTGCTTTCTTTGCTTGAGCGTTGTTTGAGCCATTCTATTGTTACAGAGGCAAGAACAATTGTTCAAGATCTTTTCCGTGGCAGTGTGTCACATGTGACCAC GTGCTCTAAATGTGGTAAAGATTCTGATGCTTCTTCAAACATGGAGGACTTTTATGACCTGGAGTTGAATGTCAAGGGCTTGAAGAACTTAGATGATAGTTTAAACGATTACCTTAGTGTGGAAAAGCTTCATGGAGATAATCAATATTTTTGTGAGACATGTAAAGCACGAGTTGATGCGACTCGCAGCATCAAGCTGCGCACACTTCCTGATGTCCTTAATTTTCAGCTTAGGCGTTGTGTCTTCAATCCCCAG ACTTCTACGAAGAAGAAAATCACTTCTGTGTTTTGTTTTCCTCGGCAACTGAATATGCGGAAGAGGCTATGTGAACCACATCAAGATGAATTGTTATATGACTTGTCGGCTGTGCTTATTCACAAGGGAACAGCTGTAAACAGTGGCCATTACGTTGCTCATATCAAGGATGATAATACAGGGCAGTGGTGGGAATTTGATGATGAGAATGTCTCAAACTTGGGTCTTCACCCATTCGGAGAAGGCTCTTCAAGTTCCAGTAGTAAATCTATTCATGCCGAACAGATTGTTCATCCATCTTCCAGTGAAGGATTGAATACCTTTGCCAGTGAAAATCATAGAAATGGTGTTCAGCCGCAATCATCTGAGTCTACTATTCCCCATCATTCTGAGTTTTTTTCGTCGGTAGATGCATATATGCTTATGTACAATCGTAGACATGCCAATAATGGGGAGAGGAGAAGCGAGGTGCATTCTGCCGACATTATGGAAATGGAAGTTGATGCAAATTTTTGTTGTAATGGTATTTCTCTCCCATCTTATCTGTTGGAAGAGATGAAGAAGTGTAATGCATCATATCTTGATGCTTGCCAAGAATACAAGTTAAAGAAAGATAAAGAGGAGTGTCATATCAAAGAACGGAGAGAGGAAGTGCGATCCATTCTTTCGGAAGCTCCTGTTCAATCACTTGAAGAACCATATTATTGGATTTCCACTGACTGGCTTCGCATGTGGGCTGATAACTTATCTCCACC TAAGATAGACAACACACCTATCCAGTGTTTGCATGAAAAGATCCCGTTATCAAAGGTTGGCTTCATGAAGCGAGTGTCAGCTGTAGCTTGGACCGAACTGTACTCTAAG TATGATGGGGGGCCAGAGCTGTCCAACAATGACCATTGTAGGGATTGCCTAATTGATAGGGCGCGTACTATGGTATCTGCTGACAGCTATAGGGATCGCAGAAAGCTAATGGTTGATGTTGCAAAGGATGCACTTGCAATAAATTGCCTGGACGGAAGATATTTTGTATCTAAGCCATG GTTGCAACAGTGGGTTAAAAGAAAGATCATTGATGCTCCCTGTGAAGCTGATGCGGGCCCAATAGTTTCCATTACATGTCCTCATGGGCAACTGATGCCTGAGCAAGCAGTTGGCTCTAAGCGAGTGCTGGTCCCTAGCAACCTCTGGCTCTTCTTTTATGAAGATGCCATTGCAGTGAGACCTGATGATAATTGTGGCTTTCTAAATTTTACTTCAGATTGTCTTGAGTGTCCCCAATGCAGTGGTGAACTTTCAGAAGTTGCATGCTTAGAGGATTCCTTGAG GGAAGTGAAGCTTAAACAGCGCCATAATCATGAAAAACTAGCTACAGGAAAAAGTATTCCTCTATCAGTGAATTGCAAGAATTACTTAGTGCCCTCTTCTTGGCTGACAAAATGGAGGAACTACATTATTGCAAGCGGAAAGAATATTGCTGCCCATGCTGAACCTGAAATTCTTGATGGTGTAATTGATTCACTGAAATGTGAAAAG CATTTACAGCTCCTAGAAAGGCCTCCTGATCTTGTTTGCAGGCGAGGTTCAATTTTCCAGAAGGGTTCTACG GAACTAAATTGCCTGGGACCTCTGAAGAGATCCCAGTATGTGAGGATCATCTGA
- the LOC119993784 gene encoding stemmadenine O-acetyltransferase-like has translation MKVKILARETIKPSSPTPNHLKISKISLLDQLSMIEYTPFIYFYPANGHYHDNERSMLLKISLSKTLTLYYPFAGRFRDNTSIECNDKGVEFVEARVIDCVLSDIIQQPDIKQLQELLPVEVESKAAATGSLLVVQANFFKCGGMAIAICLSHRVADGLSFFTFVNTWASMAHNSAEDHNVVQPQFSIGPSLFPPLDSSLPPFEFPRGKCIMRRFVFDGSSIAALKGSTASSTVQRPSKAEAVTALLWKCAIAASSSVHGVLPRQSICYRAVDLRRRFSPRLSDYAVGNLLASVGTRINVEKWRDLNLKTLLHQLRKAMQEFKIKEGENLIGEPNEETERKESVHHFACTTLRGMPMYEADFGWGKPIWASVTSLLIPNMTFIRDTRDGDGIEALVWLGEEEMAMFERNKELLAFATLDPNILQQLQGSCNTNSISKL, from the coding sequence ATGAAAGTCAAGATTCTTGCGAGAGAAACAATCAAGCCATCCTCACCCACTCCCAATCACCTCAAGATTTCCAAGATCTCTCTTCTGGATCAACTCTCTATGATCGAATACACTCCTTTCATTTACTTCTACCCAGCAAATGGTCACTACCATGACAATGAACGCTCAATGCTTCTCAAGATATCTTTGTCCAAAACTCTCACCCTATACTACCCATTTGCTGGAAGATTCAGAGATAACACCTCTATTGAATGCAATGATAAGGGTGTTGAGTTTGTGGAAGCTCGAGTAATCGACTGTGTTTTATCGGACATTATTCAACAACCTGACATCAAACAACTTCAAGAATTACTCCCTGTCGAGGTCGAGTCTAAAGCAGCTGCCACAGGCAGTTTACTAGTTGTTCAAGCCAACTTCTTTAAATGTGGTGGCATGGCCATTGCAATATGTCTTTCACATAGAGTTGCAGATGGACTGTCCTTTTTTACATTTGTCAACACCTGGGCCTCCATGGCCCACAACTCTGCAGAAGATCACAACGTTGTCCAACCACAATTTTCTATTggaccatctctttttcctccaCTGGATTCCTCATTGCCTCCCTTTGAATTTCCTAGAGGCAAGTGCATAATGAGGAGGTTTGTTTTTGATGGTTCTAGCATCGCTGCGCTTAAAGGTAGCACCGCTAGTTCAACCGTGCAAAGACCTTCCAAGGCAGAAGCTGTGACAGCACTACTTTGGAAGTGTGCAATAGCAGCATCAAGCTCAGTCCATGGAGTACTTCCGCGCCAATCTATCTGCTACCGCGCTGTAGACTTGCGAAGACGGTTTTCGCCACGTTTATCGGACTACGCAGTTGGCAACCTTTTAGCCTCAGTTGGTACGCGGATAAACGTGGAGAAATGGAGAGATCTGAACTTGAAAACCTTACTACACCAGCTGAGGAAAGCGATGCAAGAATTTAAGATCAAAGAAGGTGAAAATCTTATAGGCGAACCGAACGAAGAGACGGAGAGAAAGGAAAGTGTTCACCATTTTGCTTGCACTACTTTGCGTGGAATGCCAATGTATGAAGCAGATTTTGGCTGGGGGAAGCCAATATGGGCGAGTGTTACTAGTTTGTTGATCCCAAATATGACTTTCATACGAGATACAAGGGATGGGGATGGAATTGAAGCCTTGGTATGGTTGGGTGAAGAAGAGATGGCCATGTTCGAACGTAACAAAGAATTACTTGCTTTCGCTACTTTGGATCCTAATATTCTTCAACAGCTCCAAGGCAGCTGCAACACAAATTCCATTTCAAAACTATAG
- the LOC119993574 gene encoding ubiquitin carboxyl-terminal hydrolase 26 isoform X1, whose protein sequence is MVEENLKTEIPVVDLEENGVSEQSSDLVSALDKDDDEGKGKSKHVGANMSRPNTRNKNKRLRQGENEDVTSEILRKIHRTGEITKDDVNRLYMISKPVCQGGCRVNSKDNPNCFCGLAPPPNGSRKSGLWQKLSNVIQTLGPDPSINLRSSPGSPVGLTNLGATCYANSILQCLYMNQSFRKGLFSVEHNVLKQHPVLDQLARLFAQLHSSKMSFIDSAPFITTLELDNGVQQDSHEFLTLLLSLLERCLSHSIVTEARTIVQDLFRGSVSHVTTCSKCGKDSDASSNMEDFYDLELNVKGLKNLDDSLNDYLSVEKLHGDNQYFCETCKARVDATRSIKLRTLPDVLNFQLRRCVFNPQTSTKKKITSVFCFPRQLNMRKRLCEPHQDELLYDLSAVLIHKGTAVNSGHYVAHIKDDNTGQWWEFDDENVSNLGLHPFGEGSSSSSSKSIHAEQIVHPSSSEGLNTFASENHRNGVQPQSSESTIPHHSEFFSSVDAYMLMYNRRHANNGERRSEVHSADIMEMEVDANFCCNGISLPSYLLEEMKKCNASYLDACQEYKLKKDKEECHIKERREEVRSILSEAPVQSLEEPYYWISTDWLRMWADNLSPPKIDNTPIQCLHEKIPLSKVGFMKRVSAVAWTELYSKYDGGPELSNNDHCRDCLIDRARTMVSADSYRDRRKLMVDVAKDALAINCLDGRYFVSKPWLQQWVKRKIIDAPCEADAGPIVSITCPHGQLMPEQAVGSKRVLVPSNLWLFFYEDAIAVRPDDNCGFLNFTSDCLECPQCSGELSEVACLEDSLREVKLKQRHNHEKLATGKSIPLSVNCKNYLVPSSWLTKWRNYIIASGKNIAAHAEPEILDGVIDSLKCEKHLQLLERPPDLVCRRGSIFQKGSTTDGLTIISENDWQCFCEEWGCAEEKGISAIIEISNAAGTKLPGTSEEIPVCEDHLIPNDEVNNEIEYGQPVIRTSPEICEDCIGERKSHELMQKLNYSNEDIYVVLVRGKEPPRSILEASETAFEPDRRVSKRFRKTSNGSMINLKVSGSTLLYQLKMMIWESLGIVKENQILHKGLKVIDQEGATLADLNIFPGDKIWVQDSEIHAHRDIADELSDDKMKGQHTEEGFRGTLLTANTSSRVV, encoded by the exons ATGGTAGAGGAGAACTTGAAAACAGAAATTCCTGTTGTTGATCTTGAAGAGAATGGGGTTTCAGAGCAGTCAAGTGACCTTGTTTCAGCGTTAGACAAGGATGATGACGAGGGCAAAG GCAAATCAAAGCACGTTGGCGCCAACATGAGCCGACCAAATACTcgcaataaaaataaaagactgAGACAAGGGGAGAATGAAGACGTTACTTCTGAAATTCTGAG GAAAATTCATAGAACTGGTGAAATTACAAAGGATGATGTAAATAGGCTGTACATGATTTCGAAGCCAGTTTGTCAAGGTGGCTGCAGGGTAAATTCTAAGGACAACCCCAATTGCTTCTGTGGTTTGGCTCCACCACCCAATGGAAGTCGGAAGTCTGGCCTATGGCAGAAACTATCAAATGTTATTCAAACACTTGGTCCTGACCCCAGCATAAATCTTCGATCTTCCCCCGGCTCACCTGTTGGTTTGACAAATCTTGGTGCAACATGTTATGCCAACAGCATTCTCCAGTGCCTGTACATGAATCAATCCTTCAGGAAAGGTCTCTTCTCAGTCGAACATAATGTTCTGAAACAACATCCGGTGTTGGATCAGCTAGCCCGGCTCTTTGCACAGTTGCATTCCAGTAAGATGTCTTTCATTGATTCAGCTCCATTTATAACGACATTGGAGTTGGATAATGGAGTTCAGCAGGATAGCCATGAGTTCTTGACCTTGCTGCTTTCTTTGCTTGAGCGTTGTTTGAGCCATTCTATTGTTACAGAGGCAAGAACAATTGTTCAAGATCTTTTCCGTGGCAGTGTGTCACATGTGACCAC GTGCTCTAAATGTGGTAAAGATTCTGATGCTTCTTCAAACATGGAGGACTTTTATGACCTGGAGTTGAATGTCAAGGGCTTGAAGAACTTAGATGATAGTTTAAACGATTACCTTAGTGTGGAAAAGCTTCATGGAGATAATCAATATTTTTGTGAGACATGTAAAGCACGAGTTGATGCGACTCGCAGCATCAAGCTGCGCACACTTCCTGATGTCCTTAATTTTCAGCTTAGGCGTTGTGTCTTCAATCCCCAG ACTTCTACGAAGAAGAAAATCACTTCTGTGTTTTGTTTTCCTCGGCAACTGAATATGCGGAAGAGGCTATGTGAACCACATCAAGATGAATTGTTATATGACTTGTCGGCTGTGCTTATTCACAAGGGAACAGCTGTAAACAGTGGCCATTACGTTGCTCATATCAAGGATGATAATACAGGGCAGTGGTGGGAATTTGATGATGAGAATGTCTCAAACTTGGGTCTTCACCCATTCGGAGAAGGCTCTTCAAGTTCCAGTAGTAAATCTATTCATGCCGAACAGATTGTTCATCCATCTTCCAGTGAAGGATTGAATACCTTTGCCAGTGAAAATCATAGAAATGGTGTTCAGCCGCAATCATCTGAGTCTACTATTCCCCATCATTCTGAGTTTTTTTCGTCGGTAGATGCATATATGCTTATGTACAATCGTAGACATGCCAATAATGGGGAGAGGAGAAGCGAGGTGCATTCTGCCGACATTATGGAAATGGAAGTTGATGCAAATTTTTGTTGTAATGGTATTTCTCTCCCATCTTATCTGTTGGAAGAGATGAAGAAGTGTAATGCATCATATCTTGATGCTTGCCAAGAATACAAGTTAAAGAAAGATAAAGAGGAGTGTCATATCAAAGAACGGAGAGAGGAAGTGCGATCCATTCTTTCGGAAGCTCCTGTTCAATCACTTGAAGAACCATATTATTGGATTTCCACTGACTGGCTTCGCATGTGGGCTGATAACTTATCTCCACC TAAGATAGACAACACACCTATCCAGTGTTTGCATGAAAAGATCCCGTTATCAAAGGTTGGCTTCATGAAGCGAGTGTCAGCTGTAGCTTGGACCGAACTGTACTCTAAG TATGATGGGGGGCCAGAGCTGTCCAACAATGACCATTGTAGGGATTGCCTAATTGATAGGGCGCGTACTATGGTATCTGCTGACAGCTATAGGGATCGCAGAAAGCTAATGGTTGATGTTGCAAAGGATGCACTTGCAATAAATTGCCTGGACGGAAGATATTTTGTATCTAAGCCATG GTTGCAACAGTGGGTTAAAAGAAAGATCATTGATGCTCCCTGTGAAGCTGATGCGGGCCCAATAGTTTCCATTACATGTCCTCATGGGCAACTGATGCCTGAGCAAGCAGTTGGCTCTAAGCGAGTGCTGGTCCCTAGCAACCTCTGGCTCTTCTTTTATGAAGATGCCATTGCAGTGAGACCTGATGATAATTGTGGCTTTCTAAATTTTACTTCAGATTGTCTTGAGTGTCCCCAATGCAGTGGTGAACTTTCAGAAGTTGCATGCTTAGAGGATTCCTTGAG GGAAGTGAAGCTTAAACAGCGCCATAATCATGAAAAACTAGCTACAGGAAAAAGTATTCCTCTATCAGTGAATTGCAAGAATTACTTAGTGCCCTCTTCTTGGCTGACAAAATGGAGGAACTACATTATTGCAAGCGGAAAGAATATTGCTGCCCATGCTGAACCTGAAATTCTTGATGGTGTAATTGATTCACTGAAATGTGAAAAG CATTTACAGCTCCTAGAAAGGCCTCCTGATCTTGTTTGCAGGCGAGGTTCAATTTTCCAGAAGGGTTCTACG ACAGATGGATTAACAATAATTAGTGAGAATGATTGGCAATGCTTCTGTGAAGAGTGGGGTTGTGCAGAGGAGAAAGGCATATCTGCAATAATTGAAATTAGCAATGCTGCAGGAACTAAATTGCCTGGGACCTCTGAAGAGATCCCAGTATGTGAGGATCATCTGATTCCTAATGATGAAGTAAATAATGAGATTGAGTATGGACAGCCTGTCATAAGGACCTCGCCAGAG ATATGTGAGGATTGCATTGGTGAGAGAAAGAGCCATGAGTTGATGCAGAAACTTAATTATAGCAATGAGGACATATACGTTGTCCTTGTGCGTGGCAAGGAACCTCCAAGATCAATCTTAGAAGCATCGGAGACTGCTTTTGAGCCAGATCGGCGAGTCTCCAAGCGCTTCCGCAAGACCAGCAATGGGAGTATGATAAATTTAAAGGTTTCTGGTTCCACGTTACTGTATCagttgaaaatgatgatatggGAATCTCTTGGG ATTGTTAAGGAAAACCAAATATTACACAAAGGTTTAAAAGTTATTGATCAAGAAGGTGCTACTCTTGCTGACTTAAATATTTTCCCTGGAGATAAGATTTGGGTGCAAGATTCCGAAATTCATGCTCACCGTGATATTGCAG ATGAGCTTTCTGATGACAAAATGAAGGGCCAGCATACTGAGGAAGGGTTTCGGGGGACACTATTGACAGCAAATACTTCTTCCCGAGTTGTTTAA